GATCAGCAACTCGCTGATGACCTGTGACGAGACCAAGCCCCCGCTGGACCCGGCGCAGCCGCCCTGTGAGCAGGCCCGGACGGGTGAGGGCACGCGGCCGATCAACAACAACTACCAGATGAAGTACGTCAACATCGATCCCGGCACCATCGGCCCGTTCGGCGACGCGATCTACTCCGCGAGCTCCGCCGACCTGGGTCTGATCGAGGGCTCGACGGTGAAGTACGCGCGGCTGTACTGGGGCGGCACCCGCGGCATCGAGGACGTGGTGCTGCCGGAGAGCCAGATCGACGAGGTCTACCTCAAGCTGCCGGGCGACACCACCTACACCAATATCGCCAACCAGCAGCCGTCCATCGGCTACATCACCACCGAGGCGGAGAGCAGCTACCAGGCCTCGGCGGACATCACCGACATGGTCAAGGCGAAGGGCAACGGCACCTACACCGTCGCCAACATGGACTCGGTGGTGAAGCCGCACAGCTGGGGCGGCTGGACGATCGTGGTCGCGTACGAGAACCCCTGCAAGCCGCTGCGCCACATCCACCTCTGGGACGGCTTCCAGGTGGAGCTGCCGGACAGCCCGCCCCGGGAGCTGAAGCTGACCGGCCTGCAGACCCCGCCGGTCGACGATGACGTCATCGGAAAGCTGGGCTTCGTGGTCTACGACGGTGACCTGAAGTGGACCGGTGACACCCTCGCCGTGCAGTCCACCAACGGCCCGCTGGCGAACTTCGTCGACCCGAACCACAAGGCCGACGACGCCTTCAACTCCACCATCGAGGAGCTGACCCCGGCCGACCAGTTCAACCGGGTGCCGTACAACCGGAACAACTTCGGCTACGACTCGAACCGTTGGGACATCTCCGACTTCCTGCGGGCCGGCGACACGGACATCACGGTGAAGTTCGACACCGACAAGGACGGCTACGACCTCGGCGTCTTCTACGCCTACGTGAACCTGGACTCGGCGGTGGAAGAGGGCTGACCCTCCGTCACCTGCCGCGCCCCCGCCTGCCGGGGGCGCGGCAGTCGCGTTCCCGGGCCCGGGCCGCCGCGCAGGCGGCGCTCCAACGGCCGTTCCACCCAACGGAACAGGGCTCCCGCCAGCGCGAGACTCACGCCGGCCAGCAGCAGCCACACCGCGAGCGTGGCGAACCCCGGCGCCGGGCGGCCGTAGAGCGCCAGCCAGGCCCGGAAGCCGATCTCGTGCACCAGGTACCAGGCGAACGACCAGTCACCCAGCCGGACCGACACCCGGTGCCCGAATCCGCTGCCGCCGCGCAGGTCGGCCTGGGCGGCGGCGGTGATCAGCAGTGCGAACAGCGGCGCGGAGAGCAACTGCGCGGCGGAGTACGGCCCGTACCAGAGGCTGTCCGGCACGGCTCGGTGCCAGGGGATCAGGGCCGCGTGGAAGCCGATCACCGCGAGCACGACGGGGCGCAACGGCAGCGGGCGGACCAGGCCGCGCCGGACGGCCAGCGCGGCGGCCGCGCCGAGCACGAACTGCGGGGTCCGGCTCAGCGGCAGGTAGTCCAACAGCCAGCTGCGCAGCGCCGGTTCGGACACCAGGGCACCGGCGAGCCAGAGCAGCGCGCCGAGCAGGACGCAGGCCGCCAGCACCGGCCCGGGCCGACGCCGGGTCAGGATCGGCAGCAGCAGGGGGAAGAGCAGGTAGAACCAGGCTTCGTCGCCGAGCGACCAGCCCGCTGGGTTGCCGCCCATCACCATCCCGTGCAGCCACGGGTGCAGCAGCGGCAGCGACCAGAGCGCGGCCGCCAG
This genomic interval from Kitasatospora gansuensis contains the following:
- a CDS encoding acyltransferase family protein, encoding MPIRLPSLTGLRFWAALLVVLYHLSRQLGELPLLSPLVWYGRSGVTFFFVLSGFVLAWTYADSPVPARVFYRRRLARIWPLHVLTTGLSLAVYAAIGAAVPLAAALWSLPLLHPWLHGMVMGGNPAGWSLGDEAWFYLLFPLLLPILTRRRPGPVLAACVLLGALLWLAGALVSEPALRSWLLDYLPLSRTPQFVLGAAAALAVRRGLVRPLPLRPVVLAVIGFHAALIPWHRAVPDSLWYGPYSAAQLLSAPLFALLITAAAQADLRGGSGFGHRVSVRLGDWSFAWYLVHEIGFRAWLALYGRPAPGFATLAVWLLLAGVSLALAGALFRWVERPLERRLRGGPGPGTRLPRPRQAGARQVTEGQPSSTAESRFT